From the Drosophila suzukii chromosome 2 unlocalized genomic scaffold, CBGP_Dsuzu_IsoJpt1.0 scf_2c, whole genome shotgun sequence genome, one window contains:
- the LOC139354299 gene encoding uncharacterized protein translates to MAYNRLINIEKKMKRDGQFAQEYSRIMKDYVSKGYAKRLERQDIAKESDRIWYLPHFGVESPNQPGMIRLVFDAAARVGDVSLNSALSKGPQHYKPLASILFHFREGAVGVRIGIKEMFHQVLMRPEDRCAQRFLWRDGDDQRDPDVYEMRVITFGAACSPSAAHHVKTVNAKRFMDPDPRAVKAIVYYHYVESEAIGVATRVKEIHAQGGFELCKFSSSSPAVERMLGPCEHAQSIGWGEAEQKILGMRWQPATDDFKFGVQYHKMAPIVLDGTRVPTRRDFLSMVMSTFDPLGFLCCLMVTAKLLLREVWRRKIA, encoded by the coding sequence ATGGCGTACAATCGGCTGATCAATATTGAAAAGAAAATGAAGCGAGACGGGCAGTTTGCCCAGGAATATTCCCGGATTATGAAGGATTACGTATCCAAAGGCTACGCAAAGCGTTTGGAACGACAGGACATCGCTAAGGAGAGCGACAGGATTTGGTACTTGCCACATTTTGGAGTGGAGAGTCCCAACCAGCCGGGAATGATACGACTGGTATTTGATGCAGCGGCACGAGTTGGAGACGTGTCGTTGAATTCAGCGCTGAGCAAAGGTCCGCAGCACTACAAGCCCTTGGCATCTATTCTCTTCCACTTCAGAGAAGGCGCAGTCGGAGTTCGCATCGGAATCAAAGAGATGTTTCATCAGGTGCTAATGCGACCCGAGGATAGATGTGCGCAACGGTTTCTGTGGAGAGATGGGGATGACCAGCGGGATCCCGACGTGTATGAAATGCGCGTGATTACATTTGGAGCAGCATGTTCACCGAGTGCTGCACATCATGTGAAGACCGTGAATGCCAAGCGATTCATGGATCCGGATCCCAGAGCAGTCAAGGCCATCGTCTACTACCACTACGTGGAGAGCGAAGCTATTGGAGTAGCTACCAGAGTTAAGGAGATACATGCACAAGGCGGATTTGAGCTGTGCAAGTTTTCGTCGAGTTCCCCTGCTGTGGAGAGGATGCTCGGACCATGTGAACACGCCCAGAGTATTGGATGGGGTGAAGCCGAGCAGAAGATTTTGGGAATGAGGTGGCAGCCAGCCACAGACGACTTCAAATTTGGAGTGCAGTACCATAAAATGGCACCCATCGTATTGGATGGGACTAGGGTTCCCACACGGCGGGATTTCCTGAGCATGGTTATGTCAACGTTTGATCCCTTGGGATTTCTTTGTTGCCTGATGGTAACAGCGAAGCTATTATTGCGAGAAGTCTGGAGAAGGAAGATCGCATGA